Within Hydra vulgaris chromosome 02, alternate assembly HydraT2T_AEP, the genomic segment CCAAATAAGAAGTTCTtgtaaaaaaccatttaaaaaagaagagtgGATGCAAGTAATCAGCTACAGAGACTGCTCCCTCACTATTGGCTATGAGTTTATAACTCAAAACACTTCAAATGGttctaataatttgaattttgatcCGATATCTAACTGTAAACTCTAAACcttaaaaacatgttataatGTTATTTCGTTAAATCTTCTCTTGAGATGTTTGTCTAAAGCTGaaaataatagagtaataaaacattctactaataaaacttttgttttattagtagaattttttatttttgaattttaataacttgtagGGATTGCTCAAGTGTGTCGATGTTCTTATTTTGaacaatgtttttgttttaaacaatgttCTTATTTTGaacaatgtttttgttttaaacaatgttcttattttaaacaatgtttttgttttaaacaatgtttttgttttaaacaatgttcttattttaaacaatgtttttattttaaacaatgtttttgttttaaacaatgttcttattttaaacaatgtttttattttaaacaatgttcttattttaaataatgttcttattttaaataatgttcttattttaaataatgttcttattttagactttttttactttttttcagcacaactttttaacacatttttagCACGATTGAGCTAGTTCTATATgtcaaaataattcaattttttttcttttcagagTTAGTTCTCagtttaaaaaaacgaaaaaaattgcATGGtcattttactaattaaaatatttgatgtaaATATGTCTGCTAATTTTCAATTACaagcaactttttttgatttttgcattttgctGCAATATTTCAATAACACAAGATATAGCATTagaagtttttcaattttagtcaacagtatttttcaattttattctaATGATTgtatattaaaagataaattttccaacttgtttttttgtttttcttagtggTTTTGCTTTTTCCTCCATactttcttttgtagttgtgcAGGAATAACAGAGAATCTTGTCTCTTCTCTTCCTTTCTAGAattatcaatgtttttttttttttgtttaagatatttatattattttttcaaaattttaaattatctgccttttacttcttttttttacttgttatatttgtaattacTATATTGGGCCAAAGCAGCCAAAACATCAATTATTGTGTGAGACTAAGCTATAGACCAGATATACTTTCAGATCCAAATACGTGATTAGGACAAGAAATGAGCTCCTCTTGTGCCATGTGGTACTTGCAGATCagctttagaggattttagaaggGTCATTTTCCATTTCTCGCGTGCAAAGAGAACCAACATATTACACTACAGACTGCATGATCTATACatcaagatattaaaaaattacaaatagaTCAAGGCTAACATATCTTGATATTTCGTCATCAATTGCACCAGTTCCACATAATGAACAGCTGCCAGTTCCCATTCCATCAAATTCATCATTAAATCTTACCAATAAagtaacttaataaataatatacaataaaataacttCTACCAATGAATTTGAAGAATGGTGTGCATCACTTTTCAAACAGCCACGTTTTCCTAAACAAAGTCAAATAGATGATTTGGTGTGTGACCTAGGTTTATCTAAGTACTTGGTTTATCAAAGTCTCAAAGAGCTGAAATATTGACATCCCGGCTCAAACAATGGAACTTATTAAATTCAATGTACAAGATTTCAAAATACATCAAAAGGTATTTCTCAGTTTTATGAAGTAAGAAGTTTTGCTTGTGTTCCTGCTGGGATGTTGGTATTTTTAGAGAAATTGGTTTCTTGCATAAATCTAGACCATGACGATTGTTTATAGACAGTTTCATTTATAGCCTCAAAGGTGTTTGAGGCTGAAATAGaattgtttataaacaatatgCTTTTACATAATGGGATCAACGTTAAATTTTTGCTTGAGAAGATACACTACACTAAGTATCAATGTAATGTATGTGGAGATTTGaagataattgacttttttcTTGGCCTATAAGGTTGGTACATCAAATGTATGTGTTTCCTATGCCTTTGGGACAGCAAAGTGTCTAATTAACAATACCTTACTCGAAACTAGGTCACTATGTAATTGGATTCTGTTACCACCTTTGCATATCAAGTTGGGGCTAGCCAAACAATTCGTTAAAGCACAAGATTCACAGTTACCAGATTTCCAGTACATATGCTCCATGTTTCCTAAGTTATTGGATGCAAAACTGAAAGCCGGCGTTTTCACTGGACCGCAGTACAATGTCAGAGTCAGAGGACTATAATGTCTAGTTTAGAAAAAGCAGCATGGCAGGCATTTAGACATGTAGTGAAAGGATTCCTATGAAAATAACTGTTGtgaaaaatacgaaaaaatAGTGAAGAATTCGGTAACAGCATCACGCTCTTAGATATTGAATATCAATTAAGCTGTACATTTATCTGGACTTCTTCAGAACAAATTTAGGAGCAGTATCTGAAGAGCATGGCAACAGGTTCGACCAAGATATTAAAGTTATGGATGGAATAAAGCTATGATGGGCAGTTATGCTTGGGGTTTGGTTCGCAGTGAATTAAGTTATCATACGAAGAAGTTTTAAAGTAACATTTCAAAATTGTCTTTGCATTGTTCATATTCATTAATGTTCATAAATCATaagaaatcaaatatatttgaaattttgtagACAGATTtacacaaaatatttcaattaaaaaaattaccatgcatttttatttgtttcttttaactGAGAAGTAACTctgcaaagataaaaaaatgaattacttTGAAATAGTAAACTTAATATTGCTAAAAATGGGCTTAAAAAAgggttttaaaatgtttaaaataagaacattgtttaaaataagAACATTGAGGCACTAGAGCAATTcttgaaaattatcaaaattcaaaaaaagtttacttaaatacgcaaatacttttaacaaaaaaaaaattaacaagtttATCATATAAATAATCATATAATTGATATTATAACTTATGcgttatttatgtaatttagtATTTCTCGTTttgatttgacttttttaactttataagttCTTGAAATACAATGttacaagttttaaaatagtgtttcaaagttatttaaacttttttagttaaaattatgtTCACATAAgtattaaattatgtaaattacgtttaaatatgtaaagaaaaatgtaaagaaaattttcataTGTATTCTAATCCATATTTATAAGTCACatattatagatttatattGGTAGTTCAAAATATGTCaattaaaaggttaaaaatgttgttgttaAAATCTACTAATTggattttaactaaaaaaaattgtaaccaaTAAAGTATTAGTTCAGTCTTAGttctaaaaaatgtaattcttAGAACTGTAACAACAGATAATAAtgaccaaaaatataaaagatcaatGAACtaatctttatttgttttagtttgtGGTTTATTTAATGACCAACTACATCGATCTAGCAATTCAATGTGCTAATGATCTTTTTGTTTGGAAATCACAAgtgagtattttttaaaattaattgatcataattttttttattttagtaaagaaTATAGTTGTTCACAGACTTTTATCTTAAGCTTCAAATGGTTCTAAAGAATTTACCaatttattagaattaaaagATTACTACGTATCGAATTAAATCAATTGTAGTAATTATTAGATTAATTAGATTCTTATTgagtttctttttcttttatagtgGCAAGTATTGCTTCAATATGTCTttgagttattaaaaaataatgacatGGAATTAAACAAACCAGCAATAATTAAAGTACTTCATGGTAAACACACTATTCGCAgaatacttaatttaaattttttggttttaaagtttttatgtttgctgataattagttatatttaatctacaaaactattttaaaggtGTTCTGCATCGCCTAACGCGAGCATACTCTCCGAtagaatttttgaattttttacctGGTGATGGCAATATTCAGTTCTTCCTTCCACATATTCTTGAGTGTTGGTTTTATACGCAAGCGAATTCGGTGAAAAAAGACATTACgacaaaatgtaattatttgaTAGAGTCGTCGTCTTTATTAGAGTTGTCGTCTTTAggatcttgaaaaaaaaaagtatgaattgTGTATTTTTTGACGGtcaatttattaagttttatttatcaagtttttttcgcttttttttttacttaaattacaaagttatagttgttaattattaagttataaaatggtataatataaatatttagattataaatataaaatggtataatataaatatttagattataaatataaaaatagtttttactcAAATAAGTTTTGACCGTTTAATTaagtagtttgtttttttactttctataaTGTACTAATTTTAACTTAAGCATCACTGTTTTAgcctaaaatcttttttagtataaaatttattaattaaaaatgtacaaatttatttttcgtAAGACAATTTTCTgcattaggtttttttttcacaaggttgtaactttaacttttatcaaCACTATAAAAGTACGTTTATACCAAAAACGtgacagaaaataaaataattgacttttattttgtctGGTGTTTAAAGCGTTTTGAGCTGCCTAacctttttttgataaaagtattTGCGACTCTAATATCTactatattatctttataatatTGTCTCTCTAATATTATCTCTATaatattaatcaataaaatgAGGATatgtatgataaaaaataaaaaaacaatataagcAATGAGAACTCTtgatataaaacatttaaaaattgaaaaattcataaactttatttattatttaaaaacactttaaaaaaaaaatttcctgaaatatttaaagcaacacaaaataaatttacatttaaatcaaataaaaattggcgATGCATTCATCAATAAGACCAAATAATTGGGCTTGATATTTTTTCGTACAACTTAGTAATAATAGTTCATGCTGTTGAGATACTAATATCTATGACAGCcggtttaaattaattaatgaacaagttaattcagttattaaatattaaaacgttAATAATACGCTTTCTTggtttttttcttgtttgatATTGCTTCTAAGTCGACCGATTGCAAGTTTGATCTAAAGCTTTTAACTGTAATAGATTGAACGATTTCTGCTGGTAGACTATTTTATCCGTCAACcctattgctgaaaaaatatcaccttttcaaacaatttctgaCCAATTCAGGTTTCATTCGATGTTTTGCTCCTCTATTGTTAGATGCAGGACCTGATGAGCAAATAGAGTTCATTGtttgattttctttaatatcaattatttcaatacctttaaatattttgaattgctgGATCAAGTCgcctcttattcatctagtctCCAAAGTAGTCAAACCCAAAATTACCAATCGTTTTTTGTACTCAAGATGTCTTAGTTCCGGTATCATTTTGGTTGCTCTTCGTTGAACTTTTTCTAGTTCGTTAATATCTTTCAAAAGCGATTCAtttcaaaagctttttataaagtttagcatgctggtcttctccataagcgttcttcttatggtgtatctggcaacatctttaagattattgattcctacctttccaatcgtagtataaaagttgtcctcgatagacagcattcttttttttattctgtaacttcaggggttcctcctCAAGGTTTTATCCTTGGCCCtgtactctttttaatttatattaacaatcttccagatattttcacatctaaagtggcattgtttgctaataatattaccatttattcttgtcgcgataagaagccaacactctctgattgcttgaagGGGACATTTGAGCTTAAAAAGTATCTCACTTGCTACAttatggggctcacagtggctggtgaacttcaatacagataaaactcaattttttttagccaatcgttatcgcaataatctagatcttcctatattcaTGAACAGtgatgtactcgatgagtcatctactcttcatcttctaggattaactcttacttccgattattcttggaaaccatatatcaaatctgttgcaaaattagcatctgctaaggttgtatctctttatcaagctcgtcactttcttacttcggattctattctctatctctataaacgGACCCCACgcttaaaacaaaaactcttaATTTGGTCTAACATATGTACAATACAGTGTTTTTATTAGATCTTTATCCTTGTACATGAATGTATTATTTAGTAGTGAGAGCATACTATTTGCTTTACTAGCTGCATATTTTACTTGTTTCGCCCATTTCAAATCACTTGATATAAAACACCAATGTCTTTTTCTAGTTTTGactatttaattttcattaatgtattgttgttgttcttaaaatactctttattatttgaaccaaagtgcataattttacatttttcataatttcatcataatttcCATTTTGTAGACCAttcttcaagtttatttatatcatttttacaacaattgTGAATTATTTTGAGAAGAAATAGGCGCAATTATcttatcatcagcatataaacGGCATtcattaataagattttttggtaaattgtttataaataccAGAAAAAGGAGAGGACCTAGAACAGATCCTTGTGGTACACCACTAAGTATATCAACTCAATCTGTAACACTTTCACCTAAAGCCACTAGTTGTTTTCTATTAGCTtttttaaagcctgtttacAATACATCTACAGGTGTTCCATTATCCCAATAGGCACAGGACGTCCTTGGACGTCTATAGAACGTACCGTTTAGGTCCATTTGTCCAAGTTCAAAATGGTACGTCTTTGGACGTCCAAAATAGTATGTTGCGGACGTCCGTAGACGAGTTGcaaatgtttacaatttaagcGCACGCGTGGTAGTTGGtaggcaaaaatataaaataaacaagaactttATTTTGGACAACTTAATAAAGGTTCACCTAACCTATGTCTTCTGACTTCAATTCTCTTGCTAATCCTGatgaagaattttattttagaagttaatattaaaagataatgtTGTATTTCCCGATCCTTAAGGTATCGAGGagaaattttgaagaaataatgCTAGTTAGTTTCCTGAAGTCAGTTATGGtgataaatatacatatttagtAGAGTCACAAAGTTTATATAGCAGAGAAAGTATGAAGGCGTATAAATCCCTTGAGAGTTTCAACTGTTTTGTGTGTGGAaatgtacaaatttttttttatgctgattTAAATGAAGAGACTGAGTTTTGTGCTTTAAAAACAAtggtaaaaaaacaattttagtgAAATCTAAAATATAACTAAGATATACGActacaacaaatttttaaccaaattaatgttgttattttagGTCTTACCAAGTCAaagacaaggtaaaaaaatatcaatgtatGAAGTTTGTATATATGTTCATAAATGCAAAGGATATAATTTAAATGGAAACTGCAGTTGTGTTGTTGGGTATGTTTACTTAAGCAattgtttggtttttttagTAACATAAAATGAATATGTTTACTTGAGcaattaagtt encodes:
- the LOC136076547 gene encoding uncharacterized protein LOC136076547 — translated: MKAYKSLESFNCFVCGNVQIFFYADLNEETEFCALKTMVLPSQRQGKKISMYEVCIYVHKCKGYNLNGNCSCVVGFGSACSHIASLLFKVEACIRLKINKISCTSLQCEWKRSKKHVGPTALANLNF